From the Gemmatimonadota bacterium genome, one window contains:
- a CDS encoding response regulator: MSARDDPLREVEALRTRNAALNEAILRISASMDFETVLEEVMDSARSLTGARYGAIAIVDEADILQDFFSTGLTDEEHRRLSAWPDWPRLFAHFRDLTGPLRRADLSEYVRKTGYSAEMLPAAFAFQVAPMRHRGAFAGNLFLMGKANGGEFTDEDEEILILIASHAAAAIANARKYRVEQHIRADLESLVETSPVGVVVFEAVTGSTVSLNREAKRIAENLRLPGKPIEAILEVATCRFADGREIALDQFSLVQVLRTSETVRDVEVVITIPDGRSVTVLVSATPVRSEDGAVTSMVVTMQDLASLQELDRTRAEFLSMVSHELRAPLTSIKGSATTVLNASRELDPAEVRQFFRIIDEQADLMDSLIGDLLDVGRTDTGTLSVTPEPSEVTFLVDQARNTFLSAGARHNVLLDLPPNLPSVLADRKRIVQVLNNLLSNAARHSTATAPIRISAERDGVYVAVTVADEGRGIAPELLGRLFRKYGRNEVDSGVSGGLGLAICKGLVEAHGGRIRAESPGVGKGTRFIFTIPVADTGVEDAAAGDVRHVPGQVSEGRQPTTVLIVDDDPQTLHYVRDILADADYSAVVTADHREISRIIEAEKPKLVLLDLMLPGTDGIELMRTIPELATLPVIFISGYGRDETIARALEAGAEDYIVKPFSPTELTARIGAILRRRANPDRFVLGELAIDYDRREVKLAGRPVALTATEYEVLRVLSLCTGRIATYDTLLREIWGRRGLGDTRLVRAIIKRLRRKLGESADDPSYVANVRGVGYRLIRPGDE; encoded by the coding sequence TTGAGTGCACGTGATGATCCGTTACGGGAGGTAGAAGCGCTGCGCACACGCAACGCCGCGCTCAACGAGGCGATCCTGCGTATCAGTGCCAGCATGGACTTCGAGACGGTCCTCGAGGAGGTCATGGACAGCGCCAGGTCCCTAACCGGAGCGCGCTATGGCGCCATCGCCATCGTCGACGAGGCCGACATCCTACAGGATTTCTTCTCGACCGGTCTCACCGACGAGGAGCATCGGCGACTGTCGGCATGGCCCGATTGGCCGCGATTATTCGCACACTTCCGCGACCTGACCGGGCCGCTGAGACGGGCGGACTTATCGGAATACGTGCGTAAGACCGGCTATTCGGCGGAAATGCTGCCGGCCGCCTTTGCCTTCCAGGTCGCGCCGATGCGTCATCGCGGCGCGTTTGCCGGAAACCTCTTTCTGATGGGAAAAGCGAACGGCGGGGAGTTCACGGACGAGGACGAGGAGATCCTTATTCTGATCGCCTCGCACGCGGCCGCCGCGATTGCCAACGCGCGCAAGTACCGCGTCGAGCAGCACATCAGGGCCGACCTCGAGTCGCTGGTCGAGACTTCCCCGGTGGGCGTCGTGGTGTTCGAAGCGGTGACCGGCAGTACGGTGTCGTTGAACCGGGAGGCGAAGCGGATCGCGGAGAACCTGCGCCTGCCGGGCAAACCCATTGAAGCCATACTCGAGGTGGCGACCTGCCGTTTCGCCGACGGACGGGAAATCGCGCTGGACCAGTTCTCCCTTGTCCAGGTGCTCCGCACCTCCGAGACGGTGCGTGACGTGGAGGTCGTGATTACCATACCCGACGGCCGCAGCGTGACAGTGCTCGTAAGCGCCACCCCGGTTCGCAGCGAGGACGGCGCGGTGACGTCGATGGTGGTCACCATGCAGGACCTGGCGTCACTGCAGGAACTGGACCGGACGCGGGCCGAGTTTCTCAGCATGGTGAGCCACGAACTGCGTGCGCCGCTGACCTCCATCAAGGGATCGGCGACGACGGTCCTGAACGCCTCGCGGGAACTGGATCCGGCGGAAGTACGCCAGTTCTTCCGGATCATCGATGAACAGGCCGATCTCATGGACAGTCTCATCGGCGACCTGCTCGATGTGGGACGCACCGATACGGGCACGCTGTCGGTCACCCCGGAGCCCTCGGAGGTGACCTTCCTGGTGGACCAGGCCCGCAACACCTTCCTGTCCGCCGGCGCCCGGCACAACGTCCTCCTCGACCTGCCGCCCAATCTGCCCTCGGTGCTCGCCGACCGAAAACGCATCGTGCAGGTGCTGAATAACCTGCTGTCCAACGCCGCCCGTCATTCGACGGCAACGGCACCCATCCGAATCTCGGCCGAGCGGGACGGCGTGTACGTCGCGGTCACGGTGGCCGACGAGGGCCGGGGCATTGCACCGGAACTGCTGGGGCGGTTGTTCCGCAAGTACGGACGCAACGAAGTAGACTCCGGTGTGTCCGGTGGACTGGGCCTTGCCATATGCAAGGGGCTGGTCGAGGCCCACGGCGGGCGCATACGGGCGGAAAGCCCGGGCGTGGGCAAGGGCACGCGCTTCATCTTCACGATTCCCGTCGCGGATACGGGCGTTGAAGATGCCGCGGCCGGCGATGTCCGGCACGTCCCGGGTCAGGTTTCCGAGGGACGCCAGCCGACAACGGTGCTCATCGTGGACGACGACCCGCAAACGCTGCATTACGTGCGCGACATCCTCGCCGACGCTGACTATTCCGCCGTGGTGACAGCCGACCATCGGGAAATCTCGCGCATCATCGAAGCGGAGAAGCCCAAACTGGTCCTGCTCGACCTGATGCTGCCGGGTACCGACGGGATCGAACTCATGCGGACGATTCCCGAGCTCGCCACCCTGCCGGTGATCTTCATTTCGGGCTACGGACGCGACGAGACGATCGCCAGGGCGCTGGAGGCCGGCGCCGAAGACTACATCGTCAAGCCATTCTCGCCGACCGAACTCACGGCCCGGATCGGGGCCATCCTCCGCCGGCGGGCCAATCCGGATCGTTTCGTGCTCGGTGAGCTGGCCATCGATTACGACCGCCGCGAGGTCAAACTCGCGGGTCGGCCGGTGGCGCTGACGGCTACCGAATACGAGGTGCTGCGTGTGCTTTCGCTATGCACGGGTCGGATCGCCACCTACGACACCCTTTTGCGCGAGATCTGGGGCCGGCGCGGCCTCGGCGACACGAGGCTCGTGCGGGCCATCATCAAGCGACTTCGAAGAAAGCTCGGTGAAAGCGCCGACGACCCGTCCTACGTCGCCAACGTGCGCGGCGTCGGCTACCGCCTGATCCGGCCGGGGGATGAGTAG
- a CDS encoding Ig-like domain-containing protein: protein MNSIRRCGVVIFVHLALLASTTCGKDGPTETSPPTPPPPPPATSIATRIVITPSSFTFNAIGQTQQLAATVYDQYNTVMASASVFWSSGDAAVASVDSSQGLVTAAGNGTTRVTAHSGNVQTNVDVTVAQAAYRIVIEPGPSIILSIGATIQLTAAVLDRNDHPVMSAVATWSSGDSTVVAVSPEGLVTAAGEGRTRVTARSGNASATAAIIVSDTDPDPVLEALVALYNATDGPNWTNNTNWLSEEPLGTWHGIGVDENGRVIGIELPDNQLSGPIPSELGRLADLTTLSLHSNELTGEIPPELARLVRLEWLDIIYNRLTGEIPPELGRLENLKYLDLFHNQLTGEIPSELGQLVKLTHLGIGGNQLSGAIPSALGQLENLEILSLGENELKGGIPPELARLVRLEWLDITNGRLTGAVPPELGQLKNLEILSLGGNAFTGQIPPELGDLENLRNLSLYGTGLRDYLGDIGLSGEIPPELGQLVRLETLDLHRNQLSGAIPEGLGDLENLQELYLYYNNLSGNVPESLGSLARLRKLHLYGNGGISGVLPSSIFQLMLDELRIGGTGLCLWEDDESRDWLQANPTANVDFCRGFLTETKTVLIQAIQTFDASVPLVAGRDALLRVFIASETDTIAPMPRVTARFFHSGVEVFTAEMENADRFIPSLVYVGDIEATSNAPIPGSIIQPGLEMVIELGSTGRLPASGRRPVEVVDMPPFNLTVVPFYWMDNPDMGLVSTVQGLTEESEYFNASKDRLPVNEFNVEIRSPVAVSFDPISSVKTLDRVAMIRTMDGSSDYYMGIVTGGGGLGRRPGAVTVTELNDAFMAHELGHNLNMLHAPCGTRSFLEHDFPYLDGNIGVWGYDHRNNELVPSSMPDFMSYCGPPDWTSDYSFVRMMNRRLILAGEPVFALPQPPSGRSLLVWGGRDEYGELYLEPAFVVDAPPSLPGERGPYRLAAGDADGNTLFNLSFSMEENDCGEGESGGFVFAVPVRPDWFGRLEHLELYGPEGFAVMTRDDGRSTALLLDRYTGELRGVLDDWPEQGASQQAARRTLPEPGLEVIVSTGIPDPADW from the coding sequence ATGAACAGCATTCGTCGCTGTGGTGTTGTGATCTTTGTACATCTGGCTTTGCTCGCAAGTACAACGTGCGGCAAAGACGGTCCGACAGAGACCAGCCCGCCCACACCTCCCCCGCCTCCCCCAGCGACGTCGATAGCGACCCGGATCGTAATAACCCCATCATCCTTCACTTTCAATGCCATCGGCCAGACGCAGCAACTTGCCGCCACGGTCTATGACCAGTACAACACGGTCATGGCATCCGCTTCGGTGTTCTGGTCTAGCGGTGACGCGGCTGTCGCGTCCGTTGACTCCAGCCAGGGCCTGGTGACCGCAGCGGGTAACGGGACAACGCGCGTCACGGCCCATTCGGGGAATGTTCAGACGAACGTGGACGTCACGGTGGCGCAGGCGGCGTACCGTATCGTCATCGAACCGGGTCCTTCCATCATCTTGTCCATCGGCGCGACCATTCAACTGACCGCGGCCGTGCTGGACCGGAACGATCATCCTGTAATGAGCGCCGTCGCAACCTGGTCGAGCGGTGACTCGACCGTAGTCGCGGTCAGTCCGGAGGGGCTTGTGACCGCGGCCGGAGAAGGCAGGACCCGGGTCACCGCCCGATCGGGAAACGCATCGGCCACGGCCGCGATTATCGTTTCGGATACGGACCCGGATCCGGTGCTGGAAGCCCTGGTCGCGCTTTACAACGCCACGGACGGCCCGAACTGGACGAACAACACGAACTGGTTGAGTGAAGAACCGCTGGGAACCTGGCACGGGATTGGCGTCGACGAGAACGGACGGGTAATTGGGATAGAGCTGCCCGACAACCAGTTGTCCGGCCCTATTCCCTCCGAGTTGGGCCGGCTTGCAGACCTGACGACCCTGTCCCTGCACAGTAACGAGTTGACCGGCGAAATCCCTCCTGAACTGGCCCGCCTCGTCCGCCTGGAGTGGCTGGACATCATCTACAACCGGTTGACCGGCGAAATCCCACCCGAACTGGGCCGGCTTGAAAACCTGAAGTATCTGGATTTATTCCATAACCAGTTGACCGGCGAGATCCCCTCCGAACTGGGCCAGCTTGTGAAACTTACGCACCTGGGGATTGGTGGCAACCAGTTGTCCGGTGCCATTCCATCCGCATTGGGGCAGCTTGAAAACCTGGAGATCCTGTCCCTGGGCGAAAACGAGTTAAAAGGGGGAATCCCGCCTGAACTGGCCCGGCTTGTCCGCCTGGAGTGGCTGGATATCACCAACGGCCGGTTGACCGGCGCAGTCCCGCCTGAACTGGGCCAGCTCAAAAACCTGGAGATCCTGTCCCTGGGCGGAAACGCGTTTACGGGCCAGATCCCTCCTGAACTGGGCGATCTTGAAAACCTGCGGAATCTCTCTCTTTACGGTACCGGATTGCGGGACTATCTGGGCGATATCGGATTGTCCGGCGAAATCCCGCCTGAACTGGGCCAGCTTGTCCGGCTCGAAACACTCGATTTGCACCGGAACCAGTTGAGCGGGGCCATCCCGGAAGGGCTGGGCGATCTTGAAAACCTGCAGGAACTATATCTTTATTATAACAACCTTTCCGGAAACGTACCGGAGTCCCTGGGAAGCCTCGCAAGACTGAGAAAACTTCACCTGTACGGCAATGGGGGTATATCGGGCGTACTGCCGTCATCCATCTTTCAGTTGATGCTGGACGAACTGCGGATTGGGGGAACCGGTTTGTGCCTGTGGGAGGATGACGAATCCCGGGACTGGCTGCAGGCAAATCCCACGGCCAACGTAGACTTCTGCCGGGGCTTTTTGACGGAGACGAAGACTGTGCTCATCCAGGCGATCCAGACGTTCGATGCCTCCGTTCCCCTGGTGGCGGGAAGAGACGCGCTGCTACGTGTCTTCATCGCATCGGAAACGGATACCATCGCCCCCATGCCTCGTGTCACTGCGCGTTTCTTTCATTCCGGTGTCGAAGTTTTTACCGCGGAAATGGAGAATGCAGACCGATTCATTCCCTCACTGGTCTATGTGGGAGACATCGAGGCCACGTCCAACGCGCCGATACCCGGTTCGATCATCCAGCCGGGACTGGAGATGGTCATCGAGCTGGGTTCCACGGGCCGCCTGCCCGCCTCGGGCCGGCGGCCCGTGGAAGTCGTCGACATGCCGCCCTTCAATCTGACTGTGGTGCCCTTCTACTGGATGGATAACCCGGACATGGGTCTGGTGTCTACGGTACAGGGCCTTACGGAGGAATCGGAGTACTTCAACGCGTCGAAAGACCGCCTTCCCGTGAATGAATTCAATGTCGAAATCCGCAGCCCGGTGGCGGTCTCCTTTGATCCCATCAGTTCGGTCAAAACCCTCGACAGGGTGGCGATGATTCGCACCATGGACGGTTCGAGCGATTATTACATGGGCATCGTCACCGGTGGCGGGGGACTTGGCCGGCGACCTGGTGCTGTAACGGTAACCGAGCTGAACGATGCGTTTATGGCGCACGAATTGGGGCACAATCTGAACATGCTGCACGCGCCCTGCGGTACCCGGTCGTTTCTCGAACACGACTTTCCGTACCTGGACGGAAACATAGGCGTCTGGGGGTACGATCACAGGAACAACGAGCTTGTACCCTCGTCCATGCCCGATTTCATGTCCTATTGCGGACCGCCTGACTGGACCAGCGACTACAGCTTTGTGAGGATGATGAACCGCAGGCTGATCCTGGCTGGCGAACCGGTATTCGCATTACCGCAACCGCCATCCGGGCGAAGCCTGCTGGTCTGGGGTGGCAGGGACGAATACGGCGAACTCTACCTCGAGCCCGCTTTCGTCGTCGACGCGCCGCCGTCCCTTCCCGGGGAACGTGGACCATACCGGCTTGCCGCGGGAGACGCCGACGGAAACACCCTTTTCAATTTGAGTTTTTCAATGGAGGAAAACGACTGTGGCGAAGGTGAAAGCGGCGGTTTCGTCTTCGCGGTCCCCGTTCGGCCGGACTGGTTCGGCCGGCTGGAACACCTGGAACTGTACGGTCCCGAGGGATTCGCGGTGATGACTCGGGACGACGGCCGGTCTACCGCGCTCCTGCTCGATCGTTACACGGGCGAACTTCGCGGCGTCCTGGATGACTGGCCCGAACAGGGTGCGTCCCAGCAGGCCGCGAGACGCACATTGCCCGAACCCGGCCTCGAGGTCATCGTCAGCACCGGGATTCCCGATCCGGCAGACTGGTAG
- the gap gene encoding type I glyceraldehyde-3-phosphate dehydrogenase yields MGIKVGINGFGRIGRMVFRAMTERGGFDVAAINDLTDNATLAHLLKFDSVHGRYDHPVEAVNGGLAVNGDKIEIVSERDPANLPWGDRGVDLVVESTGIFTDGEQASAHLSAGAKKVLISAPATNVDATIVMGVNDGILNDGHRVVSNASCTTNCLAPMVSVLHEHFGVVRGSMTTVHAYTSDQQIIDFAHKDPRRARSAALSMIPTSTGAAKAIGEVIPELNGRLNGMAVRVPVPDGSLTDFVAQVERVPTAEEVNAVFASAAKGPLSGILEYCEDPIVSVDIVHNPASCIFDAELTMIIDDNLVKICGWYDNEWGYSNRCVDLLERLAAV; encoded by the coding sequence ATGGGAATCAAGGTCGGAATCAACGGATTCGGCCGTATCGGTCGCATGGTCTTTCGCGCCATGACGGAACGCGGCGGCTTCGACGTAGCCGCGATCAACGACCTGACCGACAACGCGACGCTGGCCCACCTGCTTAAATTCGACTCCGTCCACGGCCGGTACGACCATCCGGTGGAGGCCGTGAACGGCGGACTCGCGGTGAACGGCGACAAGATCGAGATCGTCTCCGAACGGGATCCGGCGAACCTGCCCTGGGGCGACCGCGGCGTGGACCTGGTGGTGGAGTCCACCGGGATCTTCACCGACGGGGAACAGGCCTCGGCCCACCTTTCGGCAGGGGCGAAGAAGGTGCTGATCTCCGCGCCGGCGACCAACGTGGACGCGACCATCGTCATGGGCGTGAACGACGGCATCCTGAACGACGGGCACCGCGTGGTCTCCAACGCCTCCTGCACCACCAACTGCCTCGCCCCCATGGTGTCCGTGCTGCACGAGCACTTCGGCGTCGTCCGCGGATCCATGACCACGGTACACGCCTACACCAGCGACCAGCAGATCATCGACTTCGCCCACAAGGACCCCCGGCGCGCCCGTTCGGCGGCTCTGTCCATGATCCCCACGAGCACCGGCGCGGCCAAGGCCATCGGCGAGGTGATCCCGGAGCTCAACGGCCGGCTGAACGGCATGGCCGTCCGCGTGCCCGTACCCGACGGCTCCCTCACCGACTTCGTGGCCCAGGTCGAACGCGTGCCCACGGCCGAGGAAGTCAACGCCGTCTTCGCGTCCGCCGCGAAGGGCCCCCTGAGCGGCATCCTCGAGTACTGCGAGGACCCCATCGTCTCCGTCGACATCGTGCACAATCCCGCTTCGTGCATATTCGACGCCGAGCTGACCATGATCATCGACGACAACCTCGTCAAGATCTGCGGCTGGTACGACAACGAATGGGGCTACTCCAACCGCTGCGTGGACCTGCTGGAGCGGCTGGCGGCGGTGTAA
- the acnA gene encoding aconitate hydratase AcnA, which translates to MPRNLNSFGAQAALNAGGSASTYYSLSRAEEGGAGDISRLPFSLKVMVENLLRHEDGVSVSAEDVAAVASSVADGPSEREIAFRPARVLMQDFTGVPAVVDLAAMRDAIRKLGGAADRINPLQDVDLVIDHSVQVDEFGSRRAFAANVDREFDRNLERYRFLKWGQQAFDNFRVVPPGTGIVHQVNLEYLAKVVFARERDGESIAYPDTLVGTDSHTTMINGLGVVGWGVGGIEAEAAMLGQPVSMLIPSVVGFRMTGALPAGATATDLVLTVTQMLRAHGVVGKFVEFYGPGLDSLSLPDRATIANMAPEYGATVGFFPVDGETLSYMELTGRDAGEIELAEAYTKAQGLFRTPGTPDPVFSDTLELDLGTVEPSMAGPRRPQDRVSLSSVKPSFRKELAAMLADENPDLSDETVDQWVDGNGHAPGELGTLTKKAPVDMDGSSFDLGHGSVVIAAITSCTNTSNPAVLAAAGVLAKKAVERGLSTRPWVKTSLAPGSQVVTRYLEDMGLLPYLEQLRFHVVGYGCTTCIGNSGPVPAPIGDAVRESDLVAAAVLSGNRNFEGRVNPIVKANYLASPPLVVAYALAGRMDVDLYNEPIGTDPEGDEVYLRDIWPTPGEVREAVRTSVRREMFQSIYADVFTGDDRWAELAATDDESYAWDEVSTYVKLPPYFDDMSMAPGDITDIRGARVLAILGDSVTTDHISPAGSIQADSPAGRYLVERGVAPKDFNSYGARRGNHEVMMRGTFANIRLRNRLAPGTEGGWTKTAPDAEPVAIYDAAMAYRESATPLVVIAGKEYGSGSSRDWAAKGPNLLGVRTVIVESYERIHRSNLIGMGILPLQFEEGESAESLGLTGFETYDFEGIEGGITPRQRVRVCVTAADGATRTFNTIVRIDTPVEVEYYRHGGILQYVLRGLLEG; encoded by the coding sequence GTGCCGCGTAACCTGAACAGCTTCGGTGCCCAAGCCGCATTGAACGCGGGCGGTAGCGCCAGTACCTACTATTCGCTTTCAAGGGCCGAGGAAGGCGGCGCCGGAGACATCTCGCGCCTTCCCTTTTCCCTCAAGGTCATGGTGGAGAACCTGCTGCGCCACGAAGATGGCGTGTCGGTTTCCGCCGAAGACGTGGCCGCCGTCGCCAGCAGCGTCGCGGACGGGCCCTCCGAACGGGAGATCGCCTTTCGGCCGGCGCGGGTGCTGATGCAGGACTTCACGGGCGTGCCGGCCGTCGTCGACCTGGCCGCCATGCGGGACGCCATCCGGAAGCTAGGCGGCGCGGCCGACCGCATCAATCCCCTGCAGGACGTGGACCTGGTCATCGACCACTCCGTCCAGGTGGACGAGTTCGGTTCCCGCCGGGCCTTCGCGGCCAACGTGGACCGCGAGTTCGACCGGAACCTGGAGCGGTACCGTTTCCTCAAGTGGGGACAGCAGGCCTTCGACAACTTTCGCGTCGTCCCGCCCGGCACGGGCATCGTGCACCAGGTCAACCTCGAGTACCTGGCCAAGGTGGTGTTCGCCCGGGAGCGGGACGGCGAATCGATCGCCTATCCCGACACCCTGGTGGGGACGGACTCCCATACCACCATGATCAACGGGCTCGGCGTGGTCGGATGGGGCGTGGGCGGCATCGAGGCGGAAGCGGCCATGCTCGGCCAGCCGGTATCCATGCTCATCCCGTCCGTGGTGGGGTTCAGGATGACCGGCGCATTGCCGGCCGGGGCCACGGCGACGGACCTGGTCCTGACGGTGACCCAGATGCTCCGGGCACACGGCGTCGTCGGCAAGTTCGTCGAATTCTATGGTCCCGGGCTGGACAGCCTGTCCCTGCCCGACCGGGCCACCATCGCCAACATGGCTCCCGAATACGGCGCCACCGTGGGGTTCTTTCCGGTGGACGGCGAGACGCTGTCCTACATGGAACTGACCGGCCGCGACGCAGGCGAGATCGAACTGGCGGAAGCCTATACGAAGGCACAGGGCCTGTTCCGGACGCCCGGCACCCCCGACCCGGTCTTCTCCGATACCCTGGAACTCGACCTCGGCACCGTCGAACCGAGCATGGCGGGCCCCCGCAGGCCCCAGGACCGCGTATCGCTGTCCAGCGTCAAGCCGTCGTTTCGCAAGGAACTGGCCGCCATGCTGGCCGACGAGAACCCGGACCTGTCCGACGAGACCGTCGACCAGTGGGTGGACGGCAACGGACACGCGCCCGGCGAACTGGGCACGCTGACGAAGAAAGCGCCCGTCGACATGGACGGATCGTCCTTCGACCTGGGACACGGTTCGGTGGTGATCGCGGCGATCACCAGCTGCACGAACACGTCCAACCCGGCCGTGCTCGCGGCCGCCGGGGTCCTGGCGAAGAAGGCCGTCGAACGGGGCCTGTCCACCCGGCCCTGGGTGAAGACCAGCCTCGCGCCGGGCTCGCAGGTCGTGACCCGGTACCTGGAGGACATGGGCCTGCTTCCCTACCTGGAGCAGCTCCGGTTCCACGTCGTGGGCTACGGCTGCACGACGTGCATCGGCAACAGCGGCCCCGTGCCCGCCCCCATCGGCGACGCGGTGCGGGAGTCCGACCTGGTCGCGGCCGCGGTGCTGAGCGGCAACCGGAATTTCGAAGGCCGCGTGAACCCCATCGTGAAGGCCAATTACCTGGCCTCGCCGCCGCTCGTGGTGGCCTACGCCCTCGCCGGGCGCATGGACGTGGACCTGTACAACGAGCCCATTGGAACCGATCCCGAGGGCGACGAAGTCTATCTCCGGGACATCTGGCCCACACCCGGGGAAGTGCGGGAGGCCGTGCGAACCTCCGTACGCCGGGAGATGTTCCAGTCGATCTACGCCGACGTCTTCACGGGCGACGACCGCTGGGCCGAACTTGCCGCGACGGACGACGAGTCCTATGCCTGGGACGAAGTCTCCACCTACGTCAAGCTCCCGCCCTACTTCGACGACATGTCGATGGCGCCCGGCGATATCACAGACATCCGCGGCGCCCGGGTGCTGGCGATACTCGGCGATTCCGTCACGACGGACCACATTTCGCCGGCCGGTTCGATCCAGGCCGACAGCCCCGCGGGCCGGTACCTGGTCGAGCGCGGCGTGGCGCCGAAGGACTTCAATTCATACGGCGCCCGTCGGGGCAACCATGAAGTCATGATGCGGGGCACTTTCGCCAACATCCGGCTGCGCAACCGCCTGGCGCCGGGCACGGAAGGCGGCTGGACGAAGACCGCGCCCGACGCCGAACCGGTCGCCATCTACGATGCCGCCATGGCCTACCGCGAATCGGCCACGCCCCTGGTGGTAATCGCCGGCAAGGAATACGGGTCCGGCTCGTCCCGGGACTGGGCCGCCAAAGGGCCCAACCTCCTCGGCGTCCGGACCGTGATCGTGGAAAGCTACGAACGCATCCACCGCAGCAACCTCATCGGCATGGGCATCCTGCCCCTCCAGTTCGAGGAAGGGGAGAGCGCCGAATCGCTCGGCCTGACCGGTTTCGAGACCTACGATTTCGAGGGGATCGAGGGCGGCATCACCCCCCGGCAGCGCGTCCGTGTCTGCGTGACCGCCGCGGACGGCGCCACGAGGACATTCAACACCATCGTGCGCATCGACACCCCGGTCGAGGTGGAGTACTACCGCCACGGCGGTATCCTGCAATATGTGCTGCGGGGCCTGCTGGAGGGTTGA